A genomic stretch from Oceanispirochaeta sp. M1 includes:
- the rplU gene encoding 50S ribosomal protein L21 — translation MYALVEIKGKQYKAEKGAVLKVDKFDKQSGDKVEFDSVLLISGEGDPIVGSPYVDGAKVTAVVKSNVKDPKVKVFKFKRRKGYRRTQGHRQNYTLLTVEDILGA, via the coding sequence ATGTATGCACTAGTAGAAATCAAAGGCAAACAGTATAAAGCTGAAAAAGGTGCTGTGTTAAAGGTCGACAAATTTGACAAACAGTCCGGTGACAAAGTGGAATTCGATTCCGTACTGCTTATTTCCGGTGAGGGAGATCCTATCGTAGGTTCACCTTATGTGGATGGAGCAAAAGTTACTGCCGTTGTCAAAAGTAATGTCAAAGACCCTAAAGTCAAAGTATTCAAGTTTAAAAGAAGAAAAGGCTACAGAAGAACACAGGGACATCGTCAGAATTATACTCTGCTTACGGTAGAAGATATCCTGGGCGCTTAA
- the obgE gene encoding GTPase ObgE, translated as MQGFIDETRLEVYSGEGGAGSVSFRREKYVPQGGPDGGDGGRGGNVVFLVKNNLKTLSHLSRKHVYRAVNGYGGKGKRMHGKNGEAVIIEVPPGTIVRDYQTNDVLKDFSENVDGEEWTFLQGGNGGQGNWHFRTSRKQTPRFAQPGMPGEYAEIKLELNLIADIGFVGFPSVGKSSLLKALTNANPNVASYPFTTKIPNLGMLRLGEKDIVLADIPGIIEGASHGLGLGLQFLKHISRTAGLAFLIDLGEDDFHDTYSKLLVELKEYNPELLDKPRMLLGTKIDLEIARENLEKLQGLYPEEHVIAVSVFSREGLDELKLAMLKMAT; from the coding sequence ATGCAAGGATTTATAGACGAAACTCGTCTTGAAGTATACTCAGGTGAGGGAGGCGCTGGTAGCGTTTCCTTCCGGAGAGAGAAATACGTCCCTCAGGGCGGTCCGGACGGTGGTGACGGAGGTCGTGGGGGTAATGTTGTTTTTCTTGTTAAAAATAACTTGAAAACACTATCCCATCTGAGCCGAAAACACGTATATAGAGCAGTTAATGGTTACGGCGGCAAGGGTAAGCGTATGCATGGTAAAAACGGCGAAGCCGTTATTATCGAAGTACCCCCCGGAACCATTGTCCGTGATTATCAGACAAATGATGTACTTAAAGACTTCTCTGAAAACGTTGATGGTGAAGAATGGACATTTCTGCAGGGCGGTAACGGTGGTCAGGGAAACTGGCACTTTCGAACATCCCGTAAACAGACCCCCCGTTTTGCTCAGCCTGGAATGCCTGGGGAATATGCAGAAATTAAACTGGAATTAAATCTGATTGCCGATATCGGTTTTGTAGGATTTCCAAGTGTAGGTAAATCGAGCCTCCTTAAGGCTCTGACAAATGCCAATCCAAACGTAGCTTCTTATCCTTTTACGACAAAGATTCCCAATCTGGGTATGCTTCGTCTGGGTGAAAAGGACATTGTACTGGCGGATATTCCAGGAATTATCGAAGGTGCATCCCATGGACTCGGTCTCGGGTTACAGTTTTTGAAACATATTTCAAGAACAGCTGGACTTGCCTTTTTGATAGATCTGGGAGAAGACGATTTTCATGATACCTATTCCAAGCTCCTTGTTGAGCTGAAAGAATATAATCCTGAGCTTCTGGACAAACCGAGAATGCTTCTCGGTACCAAAATTGATCTGGAAATTGCTCGGGAAAATCTAGAAAAACTACAGGGACTTTATCCTGAGGAGCATGTCATAGCCGTATCTGTTTTTTCCAGGGAAGGTCTGGATGAACTGAAGCTGGCCATGCTGAAAATGGCAACCTGA
- the rpmA gene encoding 50S ribosomal protein L27: MAHKKGGGSSKNGRDSNSQRLGVKRFGGQLVKSGEILVRQRGTKVHPGENVGIGKDDTLFATEAGNVLFHDKKGKKRVSIVAKGE; this comes from the coding sequence ATGGCTCATAAGAAAGGTGGAGGAAGCTCCAAAAACGGAAGAGATTCCAATTCTCAGAGACTGGGTGTCAAAAGATTTGGTGGTCAGCTTGTTAAATCCGGAGAAATTCTTGTCCGTCAGAGAGGAACTAAAGTACACCCCGGTGAAAATGTAGGTATTGGTAAAGATGATACCCTTTTTGCAACCGAGGCTGGAAATGTTCTCTTTCATGACAAAAAAGGCAAAAAAAGAGTTTCTATTGTCGCTAAGGGCGAATAA
- the argS gene encoding arginine--tRNA ligase produces the protein MDKQKKQWLELMSQALESAAKEKGLDLSDFSSRIIVEHPPRPEMGDLAFPMFPFAKDFRTAPPAIAAAVVEALGSDIPGSVKTAGPYVNIFLDRPALIADLIEESSTSEYGYSDLLAGQKIMVEFSCPNTNKPLHLGHLRNDAIGESISRILIASGAEVQKVNLINNRGVHICKSMLAYQKFGEGATPESTGRKGDHLVGDYYVKFNQWSKEDETAETQAQDMLRKWEEGDKEIVALWKRMNKWTIDGISETYKNTNISFDKYYYESDTYLSGRDEVVKGLEAGVFYKDDDGSIRLDLSDIGMDTKVMLRSDGTSVYMTQDLGTAIARHGDFPFDRLIYVVGAEQEYHFQVLFHALKSLGYSWAEMLFHLSYGMVNLPEGKMKSREGTVVDADDLLKTLSEMASDEIRNKERADTVGDVEETGHKIALAALHYFLLQVSPYKDMIFNPKESLSFNGNTGPYLQYMSARISSMLEKFEEQKGDYEGIAPDYSVLSSDAEWELVKNLSSFPGAVRSAASDLNPSAVACHLYDTAKSFSRFYHDCPILGIDDKVLTISRIELTRSALQVLKNGFELVNIPFLSKM, from the coding sequence ATGGATAAACAGAAAAAACAATGGCTTGAACTGATGTCACAGGCTCTGGAAAGTGCAGCAAAAGAGAAAGGACTGGATCTGTCTGATTTCTCCAGTAGAATTATTGTTGAGCATCCACCCCGACCCGAAATGGGAGACCTGGCTTTTCCCATGTTTCCTTTTGCTAAAGATTTCAGAACAGCACCTCCCGCTATTGCAGCAGCAGTTGTGGAGGCTTTGGGTTCCGATATTCCCGGCTCAGTAAAAACAGCAGGTCCCTATGTAAATATTTTTCTGGACAGGCCTGCTCTGATTGCAGACCTTATTGAAGAGAGCAGCACCAGTGAGTATGGATACTCTGATCTTCTTGCCGGTCAGAAAATTATGGTTGAATTCTCATGTCCCAATACAAATAAACCACTCCACCTCGGTCATCTGAGAAACGATGCCATCGGTGAAAGTATATCAAGAATATTAATCGCCTCGGGTGCGGAGGTTCAGAAAGTGAACCTTATTAATAACCGGGGTGTCCATATTTGCAAGTCCATGCTGGCTTATCAGAAATTTGGCGAGGGTGCTACACCCGAATCAACCGGCCGGAAGGGTGATCATCTGGTTGGTGATTACTATGTAAAATTCAATCAGTGGTCCAAGGAGGATGAAACAGCCGAAACACAGGCTCAGGATATGCTTCGTAAATGGGAAGAGGGTGATAAGGAAATTGTTGCCCTCTGGAAACGGATGAATAAATGGACCATTGACGGTATTTCTGAAACCTATAAAAATACCAATATCTCTTTTGACAAATATTATTATGAAAGCGACACCTATCTTTCCGGAAGGGATGAGGTGGTGAAAGGGTTGGAAGCGGGAGTCTTTTATAAGGATGACGACGGCAGTATCCGCCTGGATCTTTCAGATATCGGAATGGATACCAAGGTTATGCTCCGCTCTGACGGTACTTCGGTCTACATGACTCAGGACCTGGGTACAGCCATTGCCAGACACGGAGATTTTCCCTTTGACAGGCTGATTTATGTTGTGGGTGCCGAACAGGAGTATCACTTCCAGGTTCTGTTCCATGCACTCAAGAGCTTAGGTTATTCATGGGCGGAAATGCTTTTCCATCTCTCCTACGGTATGGTCAATCTTCCCGAGGGGAAGATGAAGTCCAGAGAGGGGACTGTGGTGGATGCGGATGATCTGCTTAAAACACTCTCCGAAATGGCAAGTGACGAGATAAGAAATAAAGAAAGAGCCGACACTGTAGGTGATGTGGAAGAGACGGGGCATAAAATTGCTCTTGCAGCTCTTCATTATTTCCTTCTCCAGGTGTCACCTTATAAGGATATGATCTTTAATCCTAAAGAATCACTGTCATTTAACGGGAATACAGGACCTTATCTGCAGTATATGAGTGCCCGTATCAGCTCTATGCTTGAAAAATTTGAGGAACAGAAAGGGGACTATGAAGGTATTGCCCCCGATTATTCTGTTCTCAGTTCTGATGCTGAGTGGGAACTGGTGAAAAACCTGAGTTCTTTCCCCGGAGCAGTACGCTCTGCGGCCTCAGATCTGAACCCTTCAGCTGTAGCCTGTCATCTCTATGACACGGCTAAAAGTTTCAGCCGTTTTTATCATGACTGCCCCATCCTGGGCATTGATGACAAGGTGCTGACCATAAGCAGAATAGAGCTAACTCGATCTGCACTGCAGGTACTTAAGAACGGATTTGAACTGGTGAACATTCCATTCCTCAGTAAGATGTAA
- a CDS encoding LCP family protein, with amino-acid sequence MKDRRAPDLSLLLLILVFLILAGLSVYILLTMKIDDYKEMVIDQKLITTLIIIEEDDKPLVTEVYFYHPETKKGALLNIPEETGALIRSLNRVDRIDTLYNTEDPSYYLEQIGILTGIVPDFYLQIKKENLVSLVDFLEGVDIFLPNPVIIQNDEQQILLPSGSVNLDGDKAVDYLCYKIEGESADDRIKREHDLVIGLLKKLSHMYDAKFSEAFQKYLFPVINTNLDSKSFDSFLQEITSLELDRVVFQQVLGTRRKVDSQILYFPHYDGKLLRETVKQMQDSLSDFDVLKDEKLVVSLEIQNGTTRNGLASRTAQIFKSYGYEIASLKNADSSRYENTVILDKKGDPAAAQRVANLIKCQKIHTDVDQNRDETVDIIIILGKDFDGRYVK; translated from the coding sequence ATGAAAGATAGAAGAGCCCCCGACCTGTCACTGCTTTTACTGATCCTTGTATTCCTCATCCTTGCAGGACTTTCTGTATATATTCTGCTTACTATGAAAATCGACGACTATAAGGAAATGGTCATTGATCAGAAGCTTATTACAACCCTGATCATAATCGAAGAGGATGATAAACCTCTGGTGACAGAAGTCTATTTTTATCATCCCGAGACTAAGAAAGGTGCTCTGCTGAATATACCTGAAGAGACAGGCGCTCTTATTCGCTCTCTCAATAGAGTGGACAGGATTGATACTCTCTATAATACGGAGGATCCATCCTATTATCTTGAACAGATAGGGATTCTAACGGGAATTGTCCCTGATTTTTATCTGCAGATAAAAAAAGAGAACCTGGTGAGTCTTGTCGATTTTCTGGAAGGGGTCGATATTTTCCTTCCCAATCCGGTGATTATTCAGAATGATGAACAGCAGATTCTACTCCCCTCGGGAAGTGTGAATCTTGACGGAGACAAGGCTGTAGATTATCTGTGTTATAAAATTGAAGGTGAATCTGCAGATGACCGAATCAAGCGGGAGCATGATCTTGTTATCGGGCTTCTGAAAAAATTGAGTCATATGTATGATGCAAAGTTCTCAGAGGCATTTCAGAAATATCTGTTTCCTGTTATTAATACAAATCTGGACAGCAAATCCTTTGATTCCTTTCTCCAGGAGATAACATCCCTGGAATTGGATCGCGTTGTTTTCCAGCAGGTGCTGGGAACAAGGCGTAAGGTGGATTCTCAGATTCTTTATTTCCCCCATTACGACGGGAAACTTTTAAGGGAAACTGTTAAACAGATGCAGGATTCTCTGTCGGATTTTGATGTGCTGAAGGATGAAAAACTGGTTGTTTCTCTGGAGATTCAGAACGGAACTACCAGAAATGGATTAGCCAGCCGGACAGCACAAATTTTTAAAAGTTACGGTTATGAGATAGCATCTCTTAAGAATGCAGACTCCAGCCGCTACGAAAATACAGTTATATTAGACAAAAAGGGCGATCCGGCAGCTGCTCAGAGAGTGGCAAATCTGATAAAATGTCAAAAGATCCATACCGATGTGGATCAAAACCGTGATGAAACTGTAGATATTATAATTATACTTGGAAAGGATTTCGATGGACGATACGTTAAATAG
- the rsfS gene encoding ribosome silencing factor: protein MDDTLNSKKGFIYWGKALEAVQEAKGLNSVVLDLEGKCSWADYMIIVTATSRMHLRGIQMKVLDMLRDDENLVLRNNKNTKNEDQWILMDCGGLVIQIMTAEAREYYDLEGVWFESESLFREEA, encoded by the coding sequence ATGGACGATACGTTAAATAGTAAAAAAGGTTTTATATACTGGGGAAAAGCCCTGGAAGCTGTACAGGAAGCCAAAGGCCTGAATTCAGTTGTACTGGATCTGGAAGGAAAGTGTTCCTGGGCTGATTATATGATTATTGTTACGGCAACCAGCCGTATGCACCTCAGAGGTATTCAGATGAAGGTTCTTGATATGCTGAGAGATGATGAAAATCTGGTGCTGAGAAATAATAAGAATACTAAAAATGAGGATCAGTGGATTCTTATGGATTGCGGTGGCCTTGTTATTCAGATTATGACAGCTGAAGCTCGTGAATATTACGATCTTGAGGGTGTCTGGTTTGAATCAGAGTCTCTTTTCAGAGAAGAAGCTTAA
- a CDS encoding ribosomal-processing cysteine protease Prp — translation MIRIVLTFGDSGLLKTLTSQGHANRTTDLPSEACAGVSVLLRTAARLFSHTDGIEIIGGAEREGHLELEVLDVSDRYHEWFRGTVDMLMLGLRDLQEEYPGSIQIKTTDVRKR, via the coding sequence GTGATACGGATTGTTCTAACCTTCGGAGATTCCGGTCTTTTAAAGACCCTGACATCTCAAGGTCACGCAAATAGAACAACTGATCTGCCGAGTGAAGCCTGTGCGGGTGTCTCAGTTCTGCTGAGAACGGCTGCCAGGCTCTTTAGTCATACTGATGGTATAGAAATCATCGGTGGGGCTGAAAGAGAGGGGCATCTTGAACTTGAGGTTCTTGATGTTTCTGACAGGTACCATGAATGGTTCAGAGGTACTGTTGATATGTTAATGTTAGGGCTGCGGGATTTACAAGAAGAGTATCCCGGCAGCATTCAAATTAAAACTACAGACGTGAGGAAACGATAA
- the yqeK gene encoding bis(5'-nucleosyl)-tetraphosphatase (symmetrical) YqeK, which produces MELESLLLKRGESDLSKKRWNHCLRTADYALFLAEHYSVEPGMLRIAALAHDLAREWDKGRIHEAALKDQRTLSEFNRQHPVLQHGFAAAWLLRNEYNVTDQSLLDAVRYHTTGHPLMDEAGLILFAADYMEPGRKHLDDSVRSSLLVQPLDSMILQILDAMAEHLQSGNNLLSPDSRELYQKLRKGYNKPL; this is translated from the coding sequence ATGGAGCTTGAATCTCTACTGCTGAAAAGAGGGGAGTCTGATCTCAGTAAAAAACGCTGGAACCACTGTCTCCGGACTGCGGACTATGCACTTTTTCTGGCTGAGCATTACTCTGTTGAACCTGGTATGCTGCGCATTGCCGCCCTGGCTCATGATCTTGCAAGGGAATGGGATAAAGGAAGGATTCATGAAGCGGCTTTGAAGGATCAGCGGACTCTGTCTGAGTTCAATAGGCAGCATCCGGTTCTGCAGCATGGTTTCGCCGCCGCCTGGCTTCTTCGAAATGAGTATAATGTCACTGATCAGTCCCTGTTGGATGCTGTCCGTTATCATACGACAGGACATCCTCTGATGGATGAGGCAGGCCTTATTCTCTTTGCAGCGGACTATATGGAGCCGGGTCGTAAACATCTGGATGACAGCGTACGCAGCAGCCTGCTGGTGCAGCCGCTGGACTCAATGATTCTTCAGATTCTGGATGCCATGGCAGAGCATCTGCAGTCCGGGAACAACTTGCTCTCTCCTGACAGCAGGGAGTTGTATCAAAAGCTCAGGAAAGGTTACAATAAGCCTTTATGA
- the nadD gene encoding nicotinate (nicotinamide) nucleotide adenylyltransferase yields MKLVMLGGTYNPPHLGHLNIAEAVRIKFGYDKLVLVPSYRPAHKNISEDVSFQQRLKMVELSVQNWEHVIVSPCEYERKGISYSIDTIRYFKELYSLDSKPGLIIGDDLVPGFSRWHKADELCLEADIIVCHRGRPEDLDFPYPHRYFENPIFEASSTDIRNSIKSGGDVQNLLPQDVLNYIRQEKLYGA; encoded by the coding sequence ATGAAACTTGTCATGCTGGGGGGGACTTATAATCCTCCCCATCTGGGACACCTCAATATTGCCGAAGCCGTAAGAATTAAGTTCGGCTATGATAAACTGGTACTTGTTCCCTCCTATAGACCCGCTCACAAAAATATAAGTGAAGATGTCAGCTTTCAGCAGAGACTGAAAATGGTGGAACTCTCAGTTCAGAATTGGGAGCATGTCATTGTTTCCCCCTGTGAGTACGAACGAAAGGGTATATCCTACAGCATTGATACAATCAGATATTTTAAAGAGCTCTACTCTCTGGACAGTAAACCCGGTCTTATTATCGGTGACGATCTTGTTCCCGGATTTTCTCGCTGGCATAAGGCTGACGAGCTGTGCCTGGAGGCGGATATCATTGTTTGTCACAGAGGCCGACCGGAAGATCTTGATTTTCCCTATCCTCACCGCTATTTTGAGAATCCAATTTTTGAAGCATCATCAACAGATATCCGTAATTCAATAAAATCAGGCGGAGATGTACAGAATCTTCTACCTCAGGATGTGCTGAACTATATCCGGCAGGAGAAGCTCTATGGAGCTTGA